A genomic stretch from Mesoplodon densirostris isolate mMesDen1 chromosome 3, mMesDen1 primary haplotype, whole genome shotgun sequence includes:
- the NDFIP1 gene encoding NEDD4 family-interacting protein 1, translating to MALALAALAAVEPACGSRYQQLQNEEEPGEPEQAAGDAPPPYSSISAESAAYFDYKDESGFPKPPSYNVATTLPSYDEAERTKAEATIPLVPGRDEDFVGRDDFDDPDQMRIGNDGIFMLTFFMAFLFNWIGFFLSFCLTTSAAGRYGAISGFGLSLIKWILIVRFSTYFPGYFDGQYWLWWVFLVLGFLLFLRGFINYAKVRKMPETFSNLPRTRVLFIY from the exons ttgCAGAATGAAGAAGAGCCCGGAGAGCCGGAACAAGCTGCAGGAGACGCTCCTCCACCTTATAGCAGCATCTCTGCAGAGAGTGCAG CATATTTTGACTACAAAGATGAGTCTGGGTTTCCAAAGCCCCCATCTTACAATGTGGCTACCACACTGCCCAGTTATGATGAAGCTGAGAGAACCAAAGCTGAAGCTACTATCCCTTTGGTTCCTGGAAGA gaTGAGGATTTTGTGGGTCGGGATGATTTTGATGATCCTGACCAGATGAGGATAGGAAACGATGGGATTTTCATGTTAACTTTTTTCA TGGCATTCCTCTTTAACTGGATTGGGTTTTTCCTGTCTTTTTGCCTGACCACTTCAGCTGCAGGAAGGTATGGGGCCATTTCAGGATTTGGTCTCTCTCTCATTAAGTGGATCCTGATTGTCCGG ttttccactTACTTCCCTGGATATTTTGATGGTCAGTACTGGCTCTGGTGGGTGTTCCTGGTTTTAG gcTTTCTCCTGTTTCTCAGAGGATTTATCAATTATGCAAAAGTCCGGAAGATGCCAGAAACTTTCTCAAATCTCCCCAGGACCAGAgttctctttatttattaa